The Vanessa atalanta chromosome 2, ilVanAtal1.2, whole genome shotgun sequence genome has a segment encoding these proteins:
- the LOC125074686 gene encoding succinate--CoA ligase [GDP-forming] subunit beta, mitochondrial: MSALTKTKNFKVLRTLTQKYCPRINSRRHLNLQEYHSKDLLRKHQVSIQNFRLIDSTLDPKSLSGFKAEEYVVKAQILAGGRGKGHFDNGFKGGVHLTKNPKEILNLAKNMIGHKLITKQTPKDGILVDKVMVAESVNIKRETYLSIVMERTYNGAALVASPAGGMDIEAVAEKTPHLLKTVPIDIHEGITDKVAKEVAEFLEFKGPLVNKCADEIKKLWQLFLKVDATQLEINPLVETDDGRVVAVDAKINFDDNAQFRQQDIFALDDTSETDPREREAAALNLTYIDMDGSIGCMVNGAGLAMATMDLIMLSGGRPANFLDLGGGVGQSQVSAALRILESDPKVKAIFVNVFAGIVNCATVAKGIVAACKENPPKHPLVIRLEGTNSAQAKIILEESGMPFKIINDADEAAKTAVKLAQ, from the exons ATGTCTGCTTTAACTAAAACTAAGAACTTTAAAGTATTGCGGACATTAACCCAAAAATATTGTCCACGAATAAATAGTCGAAGACATTTAAATCTCCAGGAATATCATAGTAAAGACTTATTACGAAAGCATCAAGTTTCGATACAAAATTTTCGTCTGATTGATTCTACTCTGGACCCGAAATCACTATCAGGTTTCAAGGCTGAAGAATATGTAGTAAAAGCACAAATTCTAGCTGGTGGACGAGGAAAGGGTCATTTCGATAATGGCTTTAAAGGAGGGGTTCACTTAACGAAAAACCCAAAGGAAATACTTAATTTAGCTAAAAATATGATTGGTCATAAACTTATTACGAAGCAAACGCCCAAAGATGGTATTCTTGTAGATAAGGTAATGGTAGCAGAAAGTGTTAACATTAAACGAGAGACATATTTAAGTATTGTTATGGAAAGGACATATAATGGTGCTGCTCTTGTCGCTTCTCCGGCTGGTGGTATGGACATTGAAGCAGTAGCTGAAAAAACCCCACACTTACTAAAGACAGTGCCCATTGACATCCATGAAGGTATAACTGACAAAGTTGCTAAGGAAGTTGCTGAATTTTTGGAATTCAAGGGCCCTCTAGTTAACAAATGTGCTGatgaaattaagaaattatggCAATTGTTCCTTAAA gtTGATGCAACTCAACTTGAAATCAATCCTCTAGTTGAGACTGACGATGGACGAGTGGTAGCAGTTGATGCAAAAATTAACTTTGATGACAATGCTCAGTTCAGACAACAAGACATATTTGCTTTAGATGATACATCAGAAACGGATCCTAGAGAA agagAAGCAGCAGCCCTTAATTTAACTTACATTGATATGGATGGTAGTATTGGATGTATGGTTAATGGCGCTGGTTTGGCTATGGCCACCATGGATCTTATAATGTTGAGTGGAGGAAGACCAGCTAACTTCCTGGACCTGGGTGGTGGTGTCGGACAGTCACAAGTATCAGCAGCATTAAGAATTTTGGAATCTGATCCTAAAGTAAAGgctatatttgtaaatgtatttgctg GAATTGTGAACTGTGCGACTGTAGCTAAGGGTATTGTTGCTGCTTGCAAAGAGAACCCACCTAAGCATCCCCTTGTGATTAGATTGGAAGGTACAAACTCGGCTCAAGCTAAAATAATTCTGGAAGAGTCTGGTATGCCATTCAAAATTATCAATGATGCTGACGAAGCCGCTAAAACAGCTGTCAAACTAGCacaataa